The Anguilla anguilla isolate fAngAng1 chromosome 19, fAngAng1.pri, whole genome shotgun sequence genome has a segment encoding these proteins:
- the zgc:77752 gene encoding protein tyrosine phosphatase domain-containing protein 1 isoform X1 codes for MTLPVPVPRPSYSQARENLVKAIPPKIICLLACGGRDCRYEGPACWRPSQQAVRGLFSTWVTDAIVAMARPSTQLIKRYSIIEQFHQLEIKSIINMQLPGEHAHCGPPLELESGFTYSPHTFMENGIFFYNFGMPDFGVSSPAGMLDAVKVLAFAVQEGRVAVHCHAGLGRTAVLIACYLIYTLRVSPSEAIHYVRIKRPRSIQTRVQIDLVFVFARLLAPQLVQYPAGAPFSLQQYLHRQRLLLHGEEARVLRSVPKIVHFLCGRLTAMAWGRVPCPAARAELERGGAVLRMTATLRDTLRARKFLPVLRDPARPRKASLSSVSSWDDPHGFLERKREVLLNKRSYSDADLCKIALSQDLDFVLTPSKEIPKYTMLESRSNDQKLAGTGLNTHRKDQCNGKVKTRGVPSTASRGMVTKNSAKRTRCMTKKNPALPKFSSNVELSRSQSSSVPALESQAVAKAMAEQDPPGEDVLLRVALLQDELNASECSWAILATELDPAVLSCLLWAWLEKLKEPVLKGEDVERITSDTQGLSSFGLLEKAQERTISCILRCVGQVTSLCPQLEGSVLWRLVRALTRCSQDDMEQYAALVQVFKAIAKGYRCHGSCPRSAGKDAQPVKKNR; via the exons ATGACCCTGCCTGTACCTGTGCCCCGGCCTTCATACTCCCAGGCCCGGGAGAACCTGGTCAAGGCCATCCCCCCCAAAATCATCTGCCTGCTGGCCTGCGGCGGGAGAGACTGTCGCTATGAGGGCCCAGCCTGCTGGAGACCCAGCCAGCAGGCCGTACGGGGGCTCTTCTCCACATG GGTGACTGATGCCATTGTTGCCATGGCGAGACCGTCTACACAACTCATCAAGAGGTACAGCATAATAGAGCAATTTCACCA ACTAGAGATCAAGTCCATAATCAATATGCAGCTGCCTGGGGAGCATGCTCACTGCGGGCCTCCTCTGGAGCTGGAGAGCGGCTTCACGTACTCTCCACACACCTTCATGGAGAATGGAA TCTTCTTCTATAACTTCGGCATGCCAGACTTCGGCGTGTCGTCCCCGGCCGGTATGTTGGACGCAGTGAAGGTGCTGGCGTTTGCTGTGCAGGAGGGGAGAGTAGCGGTGCACTGTCACGCAGGGCTGGGGAGAACAG CGGTCCTGATTGCCTGCTATTTGATCTACACCCTGCGGGTCAGCCCAAGCGAAGCCATTCATTACGTACGCATCAAACGGCCGCGGTCCATACAGACCCGGGTCCAGATCGACCTGGTGTTCGTGTTCGCCCGCCTCCTGGCCCCCCAGCTCGTTCAGTACCCCGCCGGCGCCCCCTTCAGCCTGCAGCAGTACCTGCACCGCCAGCGCCTCCTGCTCCACGGGGAGGAGGCCCGCGTGCTGAGGAGCGTGCCCAAAATCGTCCACTTCCTGTGCGGGAGGCTGACGGCGATGGCCTGGGGCCGGGTCCCGTGTCCCGCCGCCCGGGCGGAGCTGGAGCGCGGGGGGGCCGTCCTCCGAATGACCGCCACGCTGCGGGACACCCTGAGGGCGAGGAAGTTCCTGCCCGTCCTGCGAGATCCTGCGCGCCCCCGAAAAGCCTCCCTCAGCTCCGTCTCCTCCTGGGACGACCCGCACGGCTTCCTGGAGCGCAAGAGAGAGGTGCTGCTGAACAAGAGGAGCTACAGCGACGCTGACCTCTGCAAGATCGCACTTTCCCAG GATCTGGATTTTGTGCTTACTCCATCAAAAGAGATTCCTAAATATACTATGCTGGAAAGCAGAAGTAATGATCAGAAACTTGCAGGCACTGGTCTGAACACCCACAGAAAGGACCAGTGCAATGGTAAAGTGAAGACCAGAGGGGTTCCCTCTACTGCATCTCGTGGGATGGTCACTAAGAATTCCGCAAAGAGGACCAGATGCATGACCAAGAAGAATCCAGCATTACCTAAATTCAGCTCTAATGTAGAG TTAAGCAGATCCCAGAGTTCATCCGTACCAGCCTTAGAATCGCAGGCTGTTGCCAAGGCGATGGCGGAACAGGATCCCCCAGGGGAAGATGTCTTACTGAGGGTTGCTCTTCTGCAG GATGAGCTGAATGCCAGTGAGTGTTCCTGGGCCATACTGGCTACAGAGCTGGACCCCGCAGTCCTCAGCTGTTTGCTATGGGCCTGGCTGGAGAAACTGAAG GAACCTGTTCTTAAAGGAGAGGATGTAGAGAGAATAACCTCTGACACCCAAGGGCTCAGCAGTTTTGGGCTTCTGGAAAAG GCACAGGAACGGACCATTTCCTGTATACTGCGCTGCGTGGGTCAGGTGACCAGCCTGTGTCCGCAGCTGGAAGGGTCAGTGCTCTGGCGGCTGGTCCGTGCTCTGACCAGG TGTTCGCAAGACGACATGGAGCAATACGCCGCGCTTGTGCAAGTCTTCAAAGCCATAGCAAAAGGGTATCGTTGCCATGGTTCATGCCCCAGATCAGCAGGCAAAGATGCACAGCCGGTAAAGAAGAACCGATAG
- the zgc:77752 gene encoding protein tyrosine phosphatase domain-containing protein 1 isoform X2, protein MARPSTQLIKRYSIIEQFHQLEIKSIINMQLPGEHAHCGPPLELESGFTYSPHTFMENGIFFYNFGMPDFGVSSPAGMLDAVKVLAFAVQEGRVAVHCHAGLGRTAVLIACYLIYTLRVSPSEAIHYVRIKRPRSIQTRVQIDLVFVFARLLAPQLVQYPAGAPFSLQQYLHRQRLLLHGEEARVLRSVPKIVHFLCGRLTAMAWGRVPCPAARAELERGGAVLRMTATLRDTLRARKFLPVLRDPARPRKASLSSVSSWDDPHGFLERKREVLLNKRSYSDADLCKIALSQDLDFVLTPSKEIPKYTMLESRSNDQKLAGTGLNTHRKDQCNGKVKTRGVPSTASRGMVTKNSAKRTRCMTKKNPALPKFSSNVELSRSQSSSVPALESQAVAKAMAEQDPPGEDVLLRVALLQDELNASECSWAILATELDPAVLSCLLWAWLEKLKEPVLKGEDVERITSDTQGLSSFGLLEKAQERTISCILRCVGQVTSLCPQLEGSVLWRLVRALTRCSQDDMEQYAALVQVFKAIAKGYRCHGSCPRSAGKDAQPVKKNR, encoded by the exons ATGGCGAGACCGTCTACACAACTCATCAAGAGGTACAGCATAATAGAGCAATTTCACCA ACTAGAGATCAAGTCCATAATCAATATGCAGCTGCCTGGGGAGCATGCTCACTGCGGGCCTCCTCTGGAGCTGGAGAGCGGCTTCACGTACTCTCCACACACCTTCATGGAGAATGGAA TCTTCTTCTATAACTTCGGCATGCCAGACTTCGGCGTGTCGTCCCCGGCCGGTATGTTGGACGCAGTGAAGGTGCTGGCGTTTGCTGTGCAGGAGGGGAGAGTAGCGGTGCACTGTCACGCAGGGCTGGGGAGAACAG CGGTCCTGATTGCCTGCTATTTGATCTACACCCTGCGGGTCAGCCCAAGCGAAGCCATTCATTACGTACGCATCAAACGGCCGCGGTCCATACAGACCCGGGTCCAGATCGACCTGGTGTTCGTGTTCGCCCGCCTCCTGGCCCCCCAGCTCGTTCAGTACCCCGCCGGCGCCCCCTTCAGCCTGCAGCAGTACCTGCACCGCCAGCGCCTCCTGCTCCACGGGGAGGAGGCCCGCGTGCTGAGGAGCGTGCCCAAAATCGTCCACTTCCTGTGCGGGAGGCTGACGGCGATGGCCTGGGGCCGGGTCCCGTGTCCCGCCGCCCGGGCGGAGCTGGAGCGCGGGGGGGCCGTCCTCCGAATGACCGCCACGCTGCGGGACACCCTGAGGGCGAGGAAGTTCCTGCCCGTCCTGCGAGATCCTGCGCGCCCCCGAAAAGCCTCCCTCAGCTCCGTCTCCTCCTGGGACGACCCGCACGGCTTCCTGGAGCGCAAGAGAGAGGTGCTGCTGAACAAGAGGAGCTACAGCGACGCTGACCTCTGCAAGATCGCACTTTCCCAG GATCTGGATTTTGTGCTTACTCCATCAAAAGAGATTCCTAAATATACTATGCTGGAAAGCAGAAGTAATGATCAGAAACTTGCAGGCACTGGTCTGAACACCCACAGAAAGGACCAGTGCAATGGTAAAGTGAAGACCAGAGGGGTTCCCTCTACTGCATCTCGTGGGATGGTCACTAAGAATTCCGCAAAGAGGACCAGATGCATGACCAAGAAGAATCCAGCATTACCTAAATTCAGCTCTAATGTAGAG TTAAGCAGATCCCAGAGTTCATCCGTACCAGCCTTAGAATCGCAGGCTGTTGCCAAGGCGATGGCGGAACAGGATCCCCCAGGGGAAGATGTCTTACTGAGGGTTGCTCTTCTGCAG GATGAGCTGAATGCCAGTGAGTGTTCCTGGGCCATACTGGCTACAGAGCTGGACCCCGCAGTCCTCAGCTGTTTGCTATGGGCCTGGCTGGAGAAACTGAAG GAACCTGTTCTTAAAGGAGAGGATGTAGAGAGAATAACCTCTGACACCCAAGGGCTCAGCAGTTTTGGGCTTCTGGAAAAG GCACAGGAACGGACCATTTCCTGTATACTGCGCTGCGTGGGTCAGGTGACCAGCCTGTGTCCGCAGCTGGAAGGGTCAGTGCTCTGGCGGCTGGTCCGTGCTCTGACCAGG TGTTCGCAAGACGACATGGAGCAATACGCCGCGCTTGTGCAAGTCTTCAAAGCCATAGCAAAAGGGTATCGTTGCCATGGTTCATGCCCCAGATCAGCAGGCAAAGATGCACAGCCGGTAAAGAAGAACCGATAG